DNA sequence from the Candidatus Palauibacter australiensis genome:
CGCGGCCTCGACGGGAACCGGGCGGATCTTCCCGCCCGACTGAAGCGCCAGCATCTCGTTCATGCACGCGCGCTCGAGCTGGTAGAGCCACAGCATCGTCTTCTCGATCGTGTCGCCGACGACGAGCACCCCGTGGTTCGCGAGGAAGAGGACGCGCTTGTCGCCCAGGGCCTCGACCATGCGCTCACCTTCGTCCGCCTCCGTCACGATCCCCTCGTACCCGAAGTACGCACAGTTCCCGTAGAAGATCGCCGCGTTCTGGCTGCCCCGCTCATCGAACGTCCAACCGTCGACCGAGGCGAGCGCCGTGCTGAAGGGAGGGTGGACGTGCAGCGCGCACACGATGTCGGGCCGAGCGCGCTGAATGGGTGCATGGATCGCCCATGCGCTCACGTTGAGCCGCCCTTCGCCGCCCACCGAACGCCCGTCGGCATTCACCTCGACGAGATTGCTGGCCGTCACCCGCGAGAAATGCGTTCGTCCGGGCGAAATCAGCAGGTGCCCCGGCCTGCCCGGCACCTTGCAACTGAGGTGGTTCCAAGTGCCTTCGTGCATGTTCTCGTGCACGATGATCCGGTGCACCGCCGCAAAGTCGACGCGCGCCCGCCGGATCGCGGCCTCGTCGACGTCCGCTTCGGTCGCGGACGGGTTCGGGGGGGATGCAGTCTTCGGCGCGCTCATTGCCTGCCTCCTTCGGGCTTGGGAGTCTCCGCGAACCTCACGCCAGACGTGCGGGGGGTCAAGCGCCCCGATCGGTTCCCCGTTCCCGGCCGAACGATTACCATCCCGCGCTCACGAATCCTCCGGAGAAACGCGGGTGACAGTGCGGACGACACCGGACTCCAGCGCCGAGACCGAACCGCTTGACG
Encoded proteins:
- a CDS encoding class II aldolase/adducin family protein — its product is MSAPKTASPPNPSATEADVDEAAIRRARVDFAAVHRIIVHENMHEGTWNHLSCKVPGRPGHLLISPGRTHFSRVTASNLVEVNADGRSVGGEGRLNVSAWAIHAPIQRARPDIVCALHVHPPFSTALASVDGWTFDERGSQNAAIFYGNCAYFGYEGIVTEADEGERMVEALGDKRVLFLANHGVLVVGDTIEKTMLWLYQLERACMNEMLALQSGGKIRPVPVEAARYNAALSVYAVGEAGYLDGMKDVLDAGGHDYAT